Genomic window (Pirellulales bacterium):
GAGGCCCTGGCCTGGCTGGCAGAACGGAACGTGCGCGGTCTGATCCTTGACCTGCGCAATAACCGCGGGGGCGTCTTCGACCAGGCCGTGGCGACGTGCGATTTGTTCCTCAAGGAAGGGCGCATCGTCAGCACGCGCGGACGAGACGGCGTGGAAATCAAGGCCGAAGAAGCCTCGGGCAATGCGCCGTATGCCGAACTGCCGCTGGTGGTGCTCGTCAACCAGCATACGGCCAGCGCTGCCGAGATCGTGGCCGCCTGCCTGCAGGATCACGGACGCGCAATCGTCGTGGGGCAGCGCACCTACGGAAAGGGAACAGTGCAGAACGTCATCCGTTTAGAGGGAGGGCGCAGCCTGCTCAAGCTGACTACGGCCAGTTATTGGCGCCCGAGCGGCCAGGACATTCACCGCTACCCTGACATTAAGGATCAGGAGCATTGGGGTGTGCAGCCCAACGCCGGCTATGAGGTGCCGCTTGACGAGGCGGCGACGAACGAGCTGGCCCGGCGGCGACATCAGCGGGACGTCATCCGCGCGGGGGACGAGGCGCCGCCCGCCGTCGAGCAGCCGCCCGAGGTGGCGACCAGCGAGGACCCGCAACTGAAGCGGGCCCTGGAAGCGCTGACGGCACTGCTCGCGCGCTAGCGCTCGATCAGGTTAACGCGCTGGCGGTCGACCTGCCGCGCTAGCGGCCACAGAGTGGCGCTCGCGCAATCTCTTTGCTGCGGACCAGTTCCCCGCATGATCGTTTTCGCTGTTTCGCTTTAACACGCGATTGCCAAATTGTTTGCACACACTGCCGAAATAGCATGCCATGCCTCGTGCCTGCAGGGATGATGCAAAAACTTGCTAAGTCATTGCGACCATTCGCGCAACGGTTTGTCCCTGGCGTGGTGGCAAGCGTTTTTCGAAGTTTTGGCGCTGTAGTTGCTGTTCAAGCTGGCATCGAGCCTGGCGATCCCATTGGGCTCGGCGCCGAGGCGTTGCTAGTCGCTCGGCGGGGCGACAGTTTGGAAGATTGTCCGGTTCCTGGAATTGAAGGGGGAAGCGCCGTGGCTAATCCAAGAGTTCGCTGCACCATTGTCGAGGTCGGATGCGATCACGGAACTGGCGCCGAGCAGACGGCTCGCGACCTGCTCCCCTGGGCCGATCCGTTCATCGCGCAACTGGTTGATCGGTACCGTTTACGTGCGGCGCTCGACGATTCCCTGCGATTCCTCGAAAGTGAATCGAGCCACCAGATATCGAGCGAGAATCCGTTGCCCGCCAATCGCTCGGCAAGGTTCAGGACATCTCACGGCGAGCGGTTCGGGCTGCTGTTCGACGGTCCGCATCCATGGCCCCATGAAGGCTAGCAGCCTGTTGAAGAACTCAACGGGCTGCGACATCGCGGGGATGCGATGGCAAAATATCGACGTAAGTCGTTATTTTTCGAGCCGTGCGAAGCTTTGCTTCGCACTTGGCGAGGTTGAAAAAAGCCACGAGGGCTTTTTTCAACAGGCTGCTAGGCGACGCGGACTCTCGGCCGAGGATTCTTGCGCGCTGTCTTCCCGATGACGGGCGCCATCAAAGGTTCTCTAGGCGGTACGGCTGCCCACGGCCGGCAAAGCAAACGGTCGCCGCCTGACTTCCGTTCCAATCTCGGCCGCGATGAAGAACGAGCCCGTGACGCACAGCAGGTGATCCTGGCCGACGATTCCGCGGGCGACCTCCCACGCCGCGGCTGGGTCGGTACAGGGGCGGCAGCGGGCCGCTTCCCCGAATTCCGCGGCAATTTCCAAGAGCGCCTCGACCGGCACTCCGCGCGGATTGTTCTGATAGCGGGTGAGCAGCACCTGGTCGAACCGCGGCAAGAGCAAGGCCATCATCTCGCGGACGCTTTTGTCTTGGGTCGTAGCGAAGATCAGGACACGCCGGCGTGGCGAAAAGCTCTCGTCGAGCGTCTCGAGCAGGGCCGCGATCGAGGCCTCGTTGTGCGCGGCATCCAGAATCACGGTTGGTTGTCGGGAGACGACCTCCACGCGCGCTGGCGAGTGCGCCGTGGCGAGCCCTGTGCGAATGGCTTGCTCGTCGATGTTCCAGCCGCGCTGCCGCAGTTGGCTGATCGTGGCCAGAGCCACCGCAGCATTCGCTGCTTGATGTCGGCCGAGCATGCCCAGTTGCAAGTTTTGGTACGAACCGCCGGGTTCGACGTGATCGACAAAGTCGAGGCGGCTAAATCCCCGGTGATGATCGACCAGGTGCGGCGGGTGGTATTGGAATGCGAACTCACGCCCCAGGCGTACGAGCGGGCTTCCGCGCTCAGCACAGACGCGCTCGATCACCGCAAGCGGCTCCGCTTGCGATACGCCGGTGATAACCGGCACGCGCGGCTTGACGATGCCCGCCTTCTCGTAGGCGATCTCGGCCAGCGTATTGCCGAGCTGTCGCATGTGGTCGAAGCTGATGCTCGTGATGACCGACACCTCGGGCAGGCAGACATTGGTCGAATCGAGCCGGCCCCCCAGGCCCACTTCCAGCACCGCCGCCTGGGTGCGCCTTTGGGCGAAGTACAAAAGGGCCATCACGGTGGTGAGCTCGAAATAGGTCGGCCCGCATTCTTCTTGATGCTGTGCAGCTTCGCGGTCCATGCTGTCGACGACGGGGCGCAGCTGTTCCACGAGTGCCACGAGCTCATCGGGTGAGCAGCTTTGCCCGTCGACGGCGATTCGCTCTTCTAAATTCACCAGGTGCGGTGAGGTAAAGAGCCCCGTTCGCTGACCAGCGGCGGTGAGGATGGCCGCGATCATGGTCGACGTCGAACCCTTTCCCTTGGTGCCGGCCACGTGGACGATGGGGAGGCTGTGGTGTGGGTTTCCCATGGCGGCCAACAGCTGGTGCATGCGCTCGAGCTTGAACTGTCGCGCCCCGTAGGTAACGGCGGGGGCGCGCTCGTAGTCGATCCGGCCGAACAGATAGGCCGTGGCTCGTTGGTACGCAGTGGCGGTCACAAGGTGTTCCCGGCAAGAAAACTTCAATGGCTGCTCGCAACCCCTGGCGGCCGCGGCGGCGGCATGGTGGGGGCCGTGATATCAGTGATCTTGAAGTTTAGCGGCAACGAGTGCGCCTGCGTACTACGGCGCGGCAAGCGACATCTTTCGACGCCAATTGCGGCCGTTTCAGGCGATGGCGCACGCAGGAGGGCCGCAAGGATGCGGGATCCTTGCGGCCCTGGAAAGCGGTGAGGATCGCGGCGGGAGTTTGGAGGGAACCAATGAGGGGACGCGTCGCGGCGCCCTGCGAACCGCCAGGTCTGGCGGCTTCCTGGAGGGGATTGCTCCTCCGGCGCGTTCGGGCGCTAAGGGCGACGGCAGTATCAGGGGGCCGAGCCGACGAGCGCCTCCTGGCGCACCGACCGGCATAGGCGACGGAACTCGCTGAGATCTCGCTCAATGGCCCGCCCGAGGTAAGACCTCGTGGCGCCCACCGCGTTTTGCCATTGGTCGTTCGATTGTTCGAGACGGCCGAGCAATTCCCTCATCCACTGAAATTTTTGATCCATGTTCCGGCCTCTATCCCTGTTGGACCAGGTACGTGTCCCGTCGGAGAGCCTGTAAAGCATCCGGCGTGCCAGATGGAGGGCGAACCTAGGCCGCTGTCCATTAGAAATGGCGTAAAGCTCAAGAAAATAGAGAGTTATACGCCGCCGATCCGATGACTTGCGACCCACGTGGCCTGCCACGCGGGCGTGTAAATTCGACAAACCGCGGGACGGGTGCCGGCAAGAGATGCTGGCGTGGATATCTGGGGCGCGGGCCGACGTGAGCCGCGCAAGGGGTAGCAAACGCCCTGCCGCCGCGCTCTGCATCGTGCAATAAGCTACTGCGTCAGCGTGTTCGGCTCGGCGCCCGAACGCGTCGAAACCGCCTGCCAGACGGCCCGATCGACGTTGTTAGTAACCGCACGTACGGAGCCGTCCATCAAGGCCACGTTGACCAGGCCTGGATGGTAGCTGCGTGCGGTCACGGCGGCGTAAGTTGGCGCCGTCGTCGAACTGGCTTCGGTCACACCGATGAAATCGATGTCGTAGTTGGCGCCGTTGTACGAGTACATGACGGGCGTGTTGGGCGTGAAAAGGGTCGTCACGCCGGTCTGGTTGACCTTGCCGTCACCCCACTCGGTATGCCCCTTGTTATCGGTCGTGTTCGGTCCGAGCTTGGCCGTGCCCCCCAAGGCGATGACGTCGGCCGGCAGATTGGGCGGTGTGGCCGTGGCGTTCGTCGAGCCGCTAAGGCTAGCGGTCCACGCCTTTACTTCCATGGCGTAGAAGGTGTTGCTCAATCCGTCGGTGAAGTCGGCCACGCGCAAGCGGCTGTTGGTGTAGAACGACCCCTGCGGAACCGTTCGCCGGGTCGGATCGAACACCAACCAGGGGCCAAGGTTCACGCCGTACGTGCCAGGGTACGAATTCAGCGAGCCGTCAGCATTCAGCTTGGCCATGTCGTTGATTTCAGACGGACAGACGTACGCCGGAATGCGTAGTCCCATGATCGGCGTGCCGTCGGGCAAAGCCTGGTCCTCGGTGCTCGCCGCCGTATAGGCCGATCCCAGCGCCGACTGTTCGAGGTACGGCAGCAGACGCGACCATACCGAGATGTCGTTGGTTTTGTCGTTGGCGACGCCATTCCAAAAGGACATGGGCGGATATACGCCCGAGCTTGACTCGTAATTGTGTAGCGCCAGCCCCAATTGCTTAAGATTATTGATGCACTGGCTACGGCGCGCGGCCTCGCGGGCGGCTTGCACGGCCGGCAGCAACAGGCCGATGAGGATCCCGATTATCGCGATCACGACCAGCAGTTCGACCAGCGTGAAACCATGGAGGGACTTTGGATTGCGGGTCCGCGGGGCAAGGTAACGAGCCATTAGAAGAGTCCCGAGCTTTTGGAGGGAGGGAGCGGGCAAGGATTCGATATTGAGACTCAGTATCAACACGAGAGATTTTACTGGCGATCCGAGTCTTGTCAATCGCCGGGAAGAAAAGAGTTAGCCAGCCACTCTGCCTTCCCGCGAGGGCAGCCAGGGCGCCGGTTCCGAGCCGGAAATCGAACCCGGGGGAAATGCGAGCAACGTCAGAAACGGACGTCGGAGGTCTGACGCAACTTCGCGTCACGCCATGAAGGCCCCGTCGCCAAACAAAAAACCCCGCGGACGTCGGGTCCGCGGGGCTCAATCGATTGCTTGTAGGTCTTGGCCGGGCTGACCGGGCTGCTTCCCCGGAAGGCAGTTGCCGATCGACCCTGCCGTATCTAGGCCTTGCGTTGACGCCAGTATCGAAGCGTCAGGCCGACAATACCAATCCCCATGAGCACCACGGTCGACGGTTCGGGGATGTGGCCCCCAGTTTCGTGGAACGTTTGCGTGATGAAGGACAGCATCGGCACGCTATTGGTGCCGTTGAAGGTCAATACATCCTTTTGCACAAACACGGTCGATTGGCCGGTGGCGAAATTGCCGGTGTCGGTCAATTTCGTCGGACCCGGCACACCGTTGTTGAGGCTGGCGAAGATTGTCAGTTGGGGGGTTGGATTCGTCGGCAGGAACGTTTCCGTCACGCTGGCCACGCCGCTGGCTCCCGGTCCCATCGGAATCACCGACGGATTGCCAGCCAAAGCAGCGCTGGTGACTAACTTGTCCGGATCGTTTTCCGTCACCTTGAAATCGATCAGCGCGTCCGAACCGCTGCTGCCGGGGAAATCCAGGAACGAGCCCTGAAATTTCAGGCCGATGTCGTTGGTGATCGGGTCGACGTAGGCGTCGACATTGACGCCCCCGGCACTGGGCATATCACCGGTGCCAAGATATGAGAAGTCACTGAACGTCAGTGATCCAATCGTGATCGACGGGTTAGCGCCGCCCGAATGGTCGATCAGGACCGAGAGGGTCGTGGGAGGAATGATAATGGGCGTCGCAAGTGCCTTGCCCGGCATGAATGCCCCAACCGCAAGCGCTAGAAAAGCGCTGCCACACAACACGGTTTTAATGTTCATTTGCGCCTCAGGTGTCTTCCGGGGTGTCAAGTCGTTAGCTTTTTCCAGTTATGCGAATCATTGCATTTGCGCACGCAGAGCTGTCGCGGGAGGTTCTTGGGCCTGCGACAACATCTCGGCGATCAGGCCTTCGTCCGGTTGCGCGAATGACATGGGCGCGCAACAACTCACGAACGACTGATCACAGGGACGTTGCAGATGAGAACCCAGGAGGAACCGGATCGGCTCAACTCGCTGAAAATGAATTGTCGGGTTCTCGGTTCAGATCATTAGCGTTGCCAGCTCAGACCGGGGAATGTTCGCGTTGGCTTTACCTTGTGTGTAAGAGCTCGCCCTGACGAGACACTCGTCCCGCAACAGCCATCTTCGAAGGCATGTTGGCGACGTCTCGGAGATCAGGTCTTCGCCTTTCTGGGCCCGCCAAAGCGCGAACCAACGGAAAAAAGCTGATCACGGGGACGATGCCAAGCGAAATCCAAGAGGAGCCTGTGCTCAACTCAATTGATTGTAGATTTCGCGGTCCAAATCACTGGCGTCGCCGTCTCAGGAGCTTCAGAAGGTGAGGGCACCGAGGCCCATTGCACCACCGCATGATGACCGATCGAGGCGGCTAATGCAACTAGATTCTCAAAATAATTTGGAAGTTCTTCCAGCAGCCACGGAATTCCCGGAAGTCATCGTCCCCACTGGCCCCCTAGGTCGAGGCGATTGTCGATCGGCCGGGCTACCATCCTGCGGGCCGGCTTGAGGGATCGACGGCTTATCCCCTCCCATTAGTTTGGTTGACCCTCGTTTTGCCTGCATGCTATAAGTAAAGGTGAGCGGACAGTTTACGTTTTTTATCGCCAAGGCCGGCGAATCCGCATAACTGGCAGAGTTTCTTGCCGGTCGCGG
Coding sequences:
- a CDS encoding PEP-CTERM sorting domain-containing protein; this encodes MNIKTVLCGSAFLALAVGAFMPGKALATPIIIPPTTLSVLIDHSGGANPSITIGSLTFSDFSYLGTGDMPSAGGVNVDAYVDPITNDIGLKFQGSFLDFPGSSGSDALIDFKVTENDPDKLVTSAALAGNPSVIPMGPGASGVASVTETFLPTNPTPQLTIFASLNNGVPGPTKLTDTGNFATGQSTVFVQKDVLTFNGTNSVPMLSFITQTFHETGGHIPEPSTVVLMGIGIVGLTLRYWRQRKA
- a CDS encoding folylpolyglutamate synthase/dihydrofolate synthase family protein — its product is MTATAYQRATAYLFGRIDYERAPAVTYGARQFKLERMHQLLAAMGNPHHSLPIVHVAGTKGKGSTSTMIAAILTAAGQRTGLFTSPHLVNLEERIAVDGQSCSPDELVALVEQLRPVVDSMDREAAQHQEECGPTYFELTTVMALLYFAQRRTQAAVLEVGLGGRLDSTNVCLPEVSVITSISFDHMRQLGNTLAEIAYEKAGIVKPRVPVITGVSQAEPLAVIERVCAERGSPLVRLGREFAFQYHPPHLVDHHRGFSRLDFVDHVEPGGSYQNLQLGMLGRHQAANAAVALATISQLRQRGWNIDEQAIRTGLATAHSPARVEVVSRQPTVILDAAHNEASIAALLETLDESFSPRRRVLIFATTQDKSVREMMALLLPRFDQVLLTRYQNNPRGVPVEALLEIAAEFGEAARCRPCTDPAAAWEVARGIVGQDHLLCVTGSFFIAAEIGTEVRRRPFALPAVGSRTA
- a CDS encoding DUF1559 domain-containing protein, translating into MARYLAPRTRNPKSLHGFTLVELLVVIAIIGILIGLLLPAVQAAREAARRSQCINNLKQLGLALHNYESSSGVYPPMSFWNGVANDKTNDISVWSRLLPYLEQSALGSAYTAASTEDQALPDGTPIMGLRIPAYVCPSEINDMAKLNADGSLNSYPGTYGVNLGPWLVFDPTRRTVPQGSFYTNSRLRVADFTDGLSNTFYAMEVKAWTASLSGSTNATATPPNLPADVIALGGTAKLGPNTTDNKGHTEWGDGKVNQTGVTTLFTPNTPVMYSYNGANYDIDFIGVTEASSTTAPTYAAVTARSYHPGLVNVALMDGSVRAVTNNVDRAVWQAVSTRSGAEPNTLTQ